In one Acetobacter sp. genomic region, the following are encoded:
- a CDS encoding ankyrin repeat domain-containing protein, which yields MPEHEGKTFDQAEIETLFLEAARDGQTDLVSEFVAAGLNPDVMNDKGYTPLILAAYNGQKETVRQLLESGASVDRPDAKGATALAGVAFKGDRPIAELLIAHGAAVDAVNNVGRTPLMFAVMFGRTDMARYLLEAGADAERKDGEGQSARDMAVTQGQPDMLTLFGISS from the coding sequence ATGCCGGAACATGAAGGCAAGACATTCGATCAGGCGGAAATCGAAACCCTGTTCCTCGAAGCGGCGCGTGACGGTCAGACTGATCTTGTCAGCGAATTTGTTGCGGCGGGCCTGAACCCGGATGTCATGAATGACAAAGGATACACGCCGCTGATTCTGGCCGCCTATAACGGACAGAAAGAGACGGTGAGACAACTGCTCGAATCCGGTGCGTCGGTTGACAGGCCGGACGCCAAGGGCGCGACCGCGCTGGCGGGTGTGGCGTTCAAGGGGGATCGCCCGATTGCCGAACTTCTGATCGCTCACGGCGCAGCCGTGGATGCCGTCAACAATGTGGGGCGTACGCCGCTGATGTTCGCTGTCATGTTCGGGCGCACCGATATGGCGCGCTACCTGCTGGAAGCAGGAGCGGACGCGGAGCGCAAGGATGGCGAAGGCCAGAGCGCCCGCGACATGGCGGTCACGCAGGGACAGCCGGATATGCTCACTCTTTTTGGAATCTCTTCATGA
- a CDS encoding MBL fold metallo-hydrolase: MKQATLPLSDHCNGEIFINPPLPEDWEEAPRPPSWPDAPHTGRSGVKAGRRRRGIRPLVFLRWILSTIFEKPSHNLEPDVAGNPHCVPGQGEVAVTFIGHSTFLLRYSLPGGGTLSVLTDPIFSDRCSPASFIGPKRFRPPAYQLADLPPIDVVLVSHCHYDHLDLPSLRALARRDNPVVVTTARTGDLIRKAGLLRVSELDWWRSVRIGDLEIVCTPARHFTQRGLTDAGKRLWGGFFLRFPKSPERPSVFFAGDTAHGPHWREIRTRLGAPDVALLPIGAYAPRPMLRKVHTDPVEAVEAFRQLQARQGIAMHFGTFPLSQEPLGEPERCLRETADWAGLAPGVFEAPGFGETRLISR; encoded by the coding sequence ATGAAACAGGCCACTCTTCCGCTTTCCGATCATTGCAATGGAGAGATTTTCATCAATCCACCGCTTCCGGAGGACTGGGAGGAAGCGCCGCGCCCTCCTTCATGGCCGGATGCGCCGCATACCGGACGGTCGGGCGTGAAGGCGGGCAGGCGGCGGCGGGGCATAAGGCCGCTGGTGTTTCTGCGCTGGATTCTCTCGACCATTTTCGAAAAGCCGTCACATAATCTGGAGCCGGATGTGGCCGGGAATCCGCATTGCGTGCCGGGGCAGGGGGAAGTCGCCGTCACCTTTATCGGTCACAGCACGTTCCTGCTCAGATACTCCTTGCCGGGTGGCGGCACGCTGTCCGTTCTGACAGACCCGATTTTCTCGGATCGCTGTTCCCCTGCGTCCTTTATCGGACCGAAGCGTTTCAGGCCGCCCGCTTACCAGTTGGCTGATCTCCCCCCGATCGACGTCGTTCTGGTCTCGCATTGCCATTACGATCATCTCGACCTGCCGTCCCTGCGGGCTCTGGCCCGTCGGGATAATCCCGTGGTCGTGACGACGGCGCGGACGGGTGACCTGATTCGCAAGGCCGGTCTGTTGCGGGTGTCCGAACTGGACTGGTGGCGGAGCGTGAGGATCGGTGATCTTGAGATCGTCTGCACACCGGCCCGACACTTCACGCAGCGGGGACTGACTGACGCCGGGAAGCGTCTATGGGGTGGTTTCTTCCTGCGTTTCCCGAAATCGCCGGAGCGCCCCTCGGTCTTCTTCGCGGGTGACACTGCGCACGGACCGCACTGGAGGGAGATACGCACCCGGCTCGGCGCGCCTGATGTGGCCTTGCTGCCGATCGGGGCATACGCGCCGCGTCCGATGCTGCGCAAGGTCCATACGGACCCGGTGGAAGCGGTGGAGGCGTTCCGGCAATTGCAGGCGCGGCAGGGGATCGCCATGCATTTCGGAACATTCCCATTGTCGCAGGAGCCATTGGGAGAGCCGGAACGTTGTCTCAGGGAGACGGCGGACTGGGCCGGACTTGCTCCGGGCGTCTTCGAGGCGCCGGGTTTTGGTGAAACGAGGCTGATAAGCCGGTAA
- a CDS encoding aspartate aminotransferase family protein: MPELKNEFDCAKTLRDGRYWMPFTANRRVKEQGMARVLESASGPYYTTADGVKLFDTLSGLWCSPLGHANPRISEALKKQADTLDYAPGFQLANPVTIRLAERIANMAPAGLEHVFFANSGSEAADTALKAAIGYHRLRGEGGRFRLIGRERGYHGVGLGGMSVGGIVPNRKMFATIMTPGVDHIRHPYDHAKVAFSKGQPEWGAEMAEDLERVIALHDASTIAAVMVEPVQGSTGVLVPPVGYLQRLREICTKHGILLIFDEVITGFGRMGENFAAQRFGVTPDMITFAKAVTNGIVPMGGVIVTDEIYNTFMTGPENAIEFAHGYTYSGHPLAAAVSHTVLDIMEEENLIARARSLEPVLEEAIHSLRDLPLIHDIRNIGLTAGFDLKPRDGAPGARCLELFEKGLKNGLLLRCAGETVSFGPPFISTPEQLRDMVATVRKLITELD, from the coding sequence ATGCCGGAACTGAAAAACGAGTTCGATTGCGCGAAAACCCTCCGGGACGGGCGGTACTGGATGCCCTTCACGGCCAATCGCCGGGTGAAGGAACAGGGCATGGCCCGTGTTCTTGAGAGCGCCAGTGGTCCGTATTACACAACCGCCGACGGCGTGAAGCTGTTCGATACGCTCTCAGGACTGTGGTGCTCCCCTCTCGGGCACGCCAACCCCCGGATTTCGGAAGCCCTGAAAAAGCAGGCCGATACGCTCGACTATGCGCCAGGCTTCCAGCTCGCCAATCCTGTCACGATCCGGCTCGCCGAACGCATCGCCAATATGGCGCCAGCAGGACTTGAGCACGTCTTTTTCGCCAATTCCGGCTCGGAGGCCGCCGACACGGCCCTGAAGGCCGCCATCGGCTATCATCGGCTGCGGGGCGAAGGCGGTCGCTTCCGCCTGATCGGACGCGAACGCGGCTATCACGGCGTCGGACTGGGCGGCATGTCGGTCGGCGGCATTGTTCCCAACCGCAAGATGTTCGCCACGATCATGACGCCGGGCGTCGATCACATCCGCCACCCCTACGACCACGCCAAGGTCGCGTTCTCCAAGGGACAGCCCGAATGGGGCGCAGAAATGGCCGAGGATCTGGAACGGGTCATCGCCCTGCATGACGCCTCCACCATCGCCGCTGTCATGGTGGAACCCGTGCAGGGCTCCACGGGTGTTCTGGTGCCGCCGGTCGGCTACCTCCAGCGTCTGCGCGAGATCTGCACGAAACACGGCATCCTGCTGATTTTTGACGAGGTCATCACCGGGTTCGGACGCATGGGCGAGAATTTCGCCGCCCAGCGTTTCGGCGTGACACCGGACATGATCACCTTCGCCAAGGCCGTGACCAACGGCATCGTGCCGATGGGTGGCGTGATCGTGACCGATGAAATCTACAACACCTTCATGACCGGCCCCGAGAACGCCATCGAGTTCGCGCATGGCTACACCTATTCCGGCCACCCGCTGGCGGCGGCGGTGTCGCACACCGTTCTGGACATCATGGAAGAGGAAAACCTGATTGCCCGCGCCCGCTCACTGGAGCCGGTTCTGGAAGAGGCGATCCACAGCCTCCGCGATCTGCCCCTGATCCATGACATCCGCAATATCGGTTTGACAGCAGGTTTCGATCTGAAGCCACGGGACGGCGCGCCGGGCGCACGGTGTCTTGAACTGTTCGAAAAAGGACTGAAGAACGGCCTTCTTCTGCGATGCGCCGGTGAGACGGTTTCGTTCGGCCCTCCCTTCATTTCGACACCCGAGCAGCTGCGTGACATGGTGGCGACCGTTCGCAAGCTGATTACCGAACTGGACTGA
- a CDS encoding tautomerase family protein, which yields MPLLHFHVYEGRSEAEIKTLLDTAHEAMLEAFQVPRGDRYQIVTEHKPSHMILEDTGLGIPRTKDMILLQVFSRPRGDGGFALFYRLLTDRLEKECGIKSSDVMISVVENKDAHWSFGLGRAQFLTGELPLRG from the coding sequence ATGCCTCTTCTGCATTTTCACGTCTATGAAGGCCGCAGCGAAGCCGAGATCAAGACGCTGCTCGACACAGCGCACGAAGCCATGCTCGAAGCGTTTCAGGTGCCGCGCGGTGACCGCTACCAGATCGTCACCGAGCACAAGCCGTCGCACATGATCCTTGAGGATACGGGCCTCGGCATTCCCCGCACGAAGGACATGATCCTGCTTCAGGTGTTCAGTCGCCCCCGTGGCGATGGTGGTTTCGCTCTGTTCTACCGGCTCCTCACGGACCGTCTGGAAAAAGAATGCGGAATCAAGTCGTCCGACGTCATGATTTCCGTGGTGGAGAACAAGGACGCGCACTGGTCGTTCGGGCTGGGCCGCGCCCAGTTCCTGACAGGCGAACTGCCTCTTCGCGGCTGA
- a CDS encoding 3'-5' exonuclease, whose protein sequence is MFIFLDNEASSLDIDSYPVEIAWVRENGRSESFLIRPESHWTDWSEEAEALHGLSRDRLLREGSPAGVVARHFLATTENCRIVTDAPSFDRGWLQKLCEVVGEEAPAIYPVLEAWVEALRSARRETSALEDATLLDQVRMREEKRTRRRHRALPDALELWRVWRDLRDDVS, encoded by the coding sequence ATGTTTATTTTTCTGGATAATGAGGCCTCTTCTCTCGACATCGACAGCTATCCCGTCGAAATCGCCTGGGTCCGGGAGAATGGGCGGAGTGAGAGCTTCCTGATCCGTCCGGAATCTCACTGGACAGACTGGTCGGAAGAAGCCGAAGCCCTGCACGGGCTGAGTCGGGACAGATTACTGCGGGAAGGCAGTCCGGCGGGTGTCGTGGCGCGGCATTTTCTGGCGACCACGGAAAACTGCCGGATCGTCACGGATGCGCCATCCTTCGATCGGGGGTGGCTGCAAAAATTGTGTGAGGTTGTCGGCGAGGAAGCGCCGGCCATCTACCCGGTTCTGGAAGCATGGGTGGAGGCGCTCCGGTCAGCACGCAGGGAGACGTCGGCGCTGGAAGACGCCACCCTGCTGGATCAGGTCCGCATGCGGGAAGAGAAACGGACCAGGCGCAGGCATAGAGCTTTGCCCGATGCGCTGGAGCTGTGGAGGGTCTGGAGAGACCTTCGCGATGATGTGTCGTAA
- a CDS encoding ethanolamine ammonia-lyase subunit EutB translates to MGFHHTLGGERYGFEDLKALLAAASSQRSGDELAGLAATSDGQRMAARYALAELPLTTFLNTDLVPYDEDEVTRLIVDTHDKAAFAPIAHLTVGGFRDWLLSHEADTATLAAVAPGITPEMAAAVSKIMRNQDLMSVARKIRVVTRFRNTIGLEGCLASRLQPNHPTDDLKGIAASTLDGLLYGMGDAVIGINPATDSVANGLALLDMLDHARQHYDIPTQTCVLTHVTNTIEIINRGGAVDLVFQSIAGTQKANEGFGVNLAILKEAHEAAQGLKRGTVGDNLMYFETGQGAALSADAHHGIDQQTVETRAYAVARAYRPLLVNTVVGFIGPEYLYDGKQIIRAGLEDHFCAKLLGVPMGCDACYTNHAEADQDDMDNLMVLLGTAGISFLIGVPGADDIMLNYQSLSFHDILTLRTLLNLKPAPEFAAWLEKIGLYDSSNERMLPLSPSQTLLGQMIA, encoded by the coding sequence ATGGGCTTCCACCATACGCTCGGCGGAGAACGCTACGGATTTGAAGACCTCAAGGCCCTGCTCGCAGCAGCTTCCTCACAGAGGTCAGGGGATGAACTGGCGGGCCTTGCCGCCACATCGGACGGCCAGCGCATGGCCGCCCGCTACGCACTGGCGGAACTCCCCCTCACCACCTTCCTGAACACCGACCTCGTTCCCTACGACGAAGACGAGGTAACCCGGCTGATCGTGGACACGCACGACAAGGCCGCGTTCGCTCCCATCGCCCATCTGACGGTTGGCGGTTTCCGCGACTGGCTCCTGTCGCACGAAGCCGACACAGCCACACTCGCCGCCGTAGCACCGGGCATCACGCCCGAAATGGCCGCCGCCGTCAGCAAGATCATGCGCAATCAGGACCTGATGAGCGTTGCGCGCAAGATCAGGGTCGTCACCAGATTCCGCAACACCATCGGGCTTGAGGGATGCCTCGCTTCCCGTCTGCAACCCAATCACCCGACGGATGATCTCAAGGGCATCGCCGCCTCCACGCTGGACGGGCTGCTCTACGGCATGGGCGATGCGGTCATCGGCATCAATCCGGCGACGGACAGTGTCGCCAACGGGCTGGCGCTACTCGACATGCTCGACCACGCCCGCCAGCATTACGACATTCCTACCCAGACCTGCGTTCTGACGCATGTGACGAACACCATCGAGATCATCAATCGTGGCGGTGCGGTTGATCTGGTGTTCCAGTCCATCGCCGGCACCCAGAAGGCCAATGAGGGTTTTGGCGTCAACCTCGCCATCCTCAAGGAAGCGCACGAAGCCGCGCAGGGACTGAAGCGCGGCACGGTTGGCGACAACCTGATGTATTTCGAGACCGGGCAGGGGGCTGCCCTTTCCGCCGACGCGCATCACGGCATCGACCAGCAGACCGTCGAAACACGGGCCTATGCTGTTGCGCGGGCCTACAGGCCACTACTGGTCAATACGGTCGTGGGCTTTATCGGTCCCGAATATCTCTATGACGGCAAGCAGATCATCCGCGCCGGTCTGGAGGATCATTTCTGCGCCAAACTGCTGGGTGTCCCGATGGGCTGCGACGCCTGTTACACCAATCACGCCGAGGCTGATCAGGATGACATGGACAACCTGATGGTGCTGCTGGGCACGGCGGGCATTTCCTTCCTGATCGGCGTCCCGGGCGCCGACGATATCATGCTCAACTACCAGAGCCTGTCCTTCCACGACATCCTGACATTGAGGACGCTGCTGAACCTGAAACCGGCTCCGGAATTCGCAGCATGGCTTGAAAAAATAGGCCTGTATGACAGCAGCAATGAAAGAATGCTGCCCCTGTCTCCCAGCCAGACACTTCTTGGCCAGATGATTGCCTGA
- the eutC gene encoding ethanolamine ammonia-lyase subunit EutC — MTDKTLPTTPTGNSSPDPWHGLRSLTRARIGLGRSGNAQRSTDVLAFQAAHAQARDAVHTPLDIDTMQAQLKDEPCLLVHSRAPDRPTYLRRPDLGRRLDAESLDSLKKGSWDAVFVAADGLSSVATTEGAVALYHAMKERLKDWSIAPLVIAKEGRVAIGDEIAAAMGANMVVMMIGERPGLSVANSMGVYLTYAPRVGCPDSARNCLSNIHPHGLKTAVAADKLAWLMSEARHRKLTGVDLKDDAPESTLLEQTPAALDKDTRA, encoded by the coding sequence ATGACGGACAAGACCCTCCCCACCACACCGACCGGCAACAGCAGCCCGGACCCGTGGCACGGCCTGCGTTCCCTCACCCGCGCACGGATCGGACTGGGACGCAGCGGAAATGCGCAGCGCAGCACGGATGTTCTCGCATTTCAGGCCGCCCATGCACAGGCGCGTGACGCCGTGCATACGCCCCTCGACATCGACACGATGCAGGCGCAGTTGAAGGATGAGCCCTGCCTGCTCGTTCACAGCCGCGCGCCGGATCGCCCGACTTATCTTCGGCGGCCTGATCTGGGGCGTCGTCTTGACGCCGAAAGTCTGGACAGTCTGAAAAAAGGCAGTTGGGACGCTGTATTTGTCGCAGCGGATGGTCTTTCCTCCGTTGCCACGACTGAAGGCGCGGTCGCCCTGTATCACGCGATGAAAGAGCGCCTGAAAGACTGGTCGATCGCGCCTCTCGTCATCGCAAAAGAGGGGCGCGTTGCGATCGGAGATGAGATCGCCGCGGCCATGGGCGCCAACATGGTGGTCATGATGATCGGCGAACGTCCCGGCCTCAGCGTTGCGAACAGTATGGGTGTCTATCTGACATATGCCCCGCGTGTTGGCTGCCCGGATTCCGCCCGCAACTGCCTTTCCAACATTCATCCGCATGGTCTGAAAACGGCTGTCGCGGCTGACAAGCTCGCATGGCTGATGAGTGAAGCACGGCACAGAAAACTGACAGGCGTTGATCTGAAAGATGATGCGCCAGAAAGCACACTTCTCGAACAGACACCAGCCGCTCTTGACAAGGACACACGCGCATGA
- the eat gene encoding ethanolamine permease, producing the protein MTTGATKLNKTLSAFHLWGIGVGLVISGEYFGWSYGWGTAGTLGFMIATIFVALMYTSFIFSFTELTTAIPHAGGPFTYSFRALGPLGGLIAGLATLVEFIFAPPAIALAIGAYLNVQFPALSPKVAAVGAYIVFMALNIVGVHIAASFELFVTIAAIIELLVFMGVVAPAFSWDNFIHDGWGVAPHFGLEAMGGIFAAIPFAIWFFLAIEGVAMAAEEAKDPKRSIPVAYIASVLTLVSLAFGVMIFAGGVGDWKALANLNDPLPEAMKRVVGTNSGWLHMLVWLGLFGLVASLHGIIMGYARQIFALARAGFLPAVLGKIHPRFQTPYVATIAGGIVGIAAIFSDDVISIAGQSLTATLVTMSVFGALTMYILSMISLFVLRRKEPNMERSYRAPLYPILPALALSCAIVALAAVIFYNTIIFLIYIVFVMILSVFFMMRSTKKRLQAS; encoded by the coding sequence ATGACCACGGGTGCGACAAAACTCAACAAGACACTGAGCGCTTTCCATTTATGGGGCATCGGTGTTGGCCTTGTGATTTCAGGCGAGTATTTCGGCTGGAGTTATGGCTGGGGCACGGCCGGAACACTTGGCTTCATGATCGCCACAATCTTTGTGGCCCTGATGTACACCTCCTTTATCTTCAGTTTTACGGAGCTGACGACAGCCATACCTCATGCGGGCGGCCCGTTCACCTACAGCTTCCGTGCGCTGGGTCCATTGGGAGGGCTGATTGCCGGTCTGGCGACTCTCGTCGAGTTCATCTTTGCTCCTCCCGCCATCGCTCTCGCGATTGGTGCTTATCTGAACGTGCAGTTTCCGGCCCTGTCACCTAAAGTGGCTGCCGTGGGCGCCTATATCGTTTTCATGGCCCTCAACATTGTCGGCGTGCATATCGCGGCGTCTTTTGAACTGTTTGTGACCATAGCAGCCATTATCGAACTTCTGGTTTTCATGGGCGTGGTCGCGCCCGCCTTTTCATGGGACAATTTCATCCATGACGGCTGGGGCGTTGCCCCTCATTTCGGTCTTGAGGCCATGGGAGGCATTTTTGCCGCCATTCCTTTTGCCATCTGGTTCTTTCTTGCCATCGAAGGCGTAGCGATGGCCGCTGAAGAAGCGAAAGACCCAAAACGCTCGATTCCCGTGGCCTACATTGCGAGTGTGCTGACCCTTGTTTCTCTGGCTTTTGGAGTGATGATCTTTGCCGGTGGCGTTGGCGACTGGAAAGCGTTGGCCAATCTGAATGATCCTCTGCCAGAAGCCATGAAACGTGTTGTCGGAACCAACAGCGGCTGGCTGCACATGCTTGTGTGGCTTGGACTTTTCGGTCTGGTCGCCTCGCTGCACGGCATCATCATGGGCTATGCCCGTCAGATTTTCGCTCTTGCCCGCGCCGGGTTCCTCCCTGCTGTTCTGGGGAAGATCCATCCACGATTCCAGACACCCTATGTCGCCACCATTGCGGGCGGAATCGTGGGAATCGCAGCTATTTTCTCTGACGATGTTATTTCAATCGCCGGTCAGTCCCTGACGGCGACACTCGTCACGATGTCAGTGTTCGGGGCTCTGACCATGTATATTCTCAGCATGATCAGCCTGTTCGTGCTGCGCCGCAAGGAGCCGAACATGGAGCGTTCCTACCGTGCACCGCTCTATCCAATACTCCCGGCGCTCGCTTTAAGTTGCGCAATTGTCGCACTGGCTGCGGTTATTTTCTACAACACAATAATCTTCTTGATTTATATCGTATTCGTAATGATTTTGTCAGTGTTCTTTATGATGAGATCCACGAAGAAGCGTCTGCAGGCTTCCTGA
- a CDS encoding outer membrane beta-barrel protein, with the protein MIEKFRKKYLLLSSALMTASLILPHAAHAQTVPSPAPAAAPVVNLTAPNTASDTISDNNKLVDDDVAETEESLKVVQGNIFHPKAGKPLSYWDGLVGHLTVEAGIAGNPWTKSGRNFAQFYVDRANTVTLNQIMGSLSHPVTSIGDGYGFGFNFEVMYGSDARFDPTAGMGDGSLTGLYQWVPTQAHVDFHMPWLLKRGIDIQIGQMYGLLGSEGTPALARPFYTFNYASDYIVPFQVVGIYTTLHLNKYVDWVLGIDAGNSTTFGSSGNNSRPKGTFGFAFNNLMDGKLSFHLLGHFGPQGNNGPSRVGGGWTSIGVGKIANEKMQYNGDILATYKINDKMTVTVDGTYLHDDLSRDDVYGVTTYFAYNINPNLTFNARGEILRDNTGGVIAEYSSFTSFTKSLTNQPYPYYVAAPTTYGELTLGVTYRPDFINKHVHFGQFSFRPEVRLDKSLNGTRPFNKAGTPDNPVVTTGTNNMLWFNADAIWAF; encoded by the coding sequence ATGATCGAAAAATTCCGCAAAAAATACCTACTTCTTTCATCCGCACTGATGACAGCAAGCCTGATCCTGCCGCATGCGGCCCACGCACAGACTGTGCCGTCACCTGCTCCAGCCGCGGCTCCCGTCGTCAACCTCACAGCGCCGAACACGGCGTCTGATACCATTTCCGACAACAACAAGCTTGTCGACGACGATGTTGCGGAAACCGAAGAAAGCCTGAAAGTCGTACAGGGCAACATCTTCCATCCGAAAGCCGGAAAACCACTGTCTTACTGGGATGGGCTGGTAGGGCATCTCACTGTCGAAGCTGGTATCGCAGGCAACCCCTGGACGAAATCAGGCCGCAACTTCGCGCAGTTCTATGTTGATCGCGCCAATACCGTCACGCTGAACCAGATCATGGGCTCCCTCTCCCATCCTGTGACCAGCATCGGAGACGGTTACGGATTCGGCTTCAACTTTGAGGTCATGTATGGTTCTGACGCCCGTTTCGATCCGACCGCCGGCATGGGTGACGGCTCCCTGACGGGTCTTTACCAGTGGGTGCCGACACAGGCGCATGTTGACTTCCATATGCCCTGGCTTCTCAAACGTGGCATCGACATCCAGATCGGCCAGATGTACGGTCTGCTCGGCTCCGAAGGCACACCCGCTCTTGCCCGGCCGTTTTATACCTTCAACTATGCCTCAGACTACATCGTACCGTTCCAGGTGGTCGGCATCTACACGACACTGCACCTGAACAAGTATGTTGACTGGGTTCTCGGCATTGACGCTGGTAACTCGACAACTTTTGGAAGTTCCGGCAACAACAGCCGCCCTAAAGGAACGTTTGGTTTCGCATTCAACAACCTCATGGATGGCAAACTGAGCTTCCATCTCCTTGGTCACTTCGGACCTCAGGGCAACAATGGCCCTTCACGTGTTGGAGGCGGCTGGACCAGCATCGGTGTCGGCAAGATCGCCAACGAAAAGATGCAGTATAACGGCGATATTCTGGCGACCTACAAAATCAACGACAAGATGACCGTCACTGTTGACGGCACCTATCTCCATGACGACCTTTCTCGCGACGATGTTTATGGCGTCACGACCTATTTCGCCTACAACATCAATCCCAATCTCACCTTCAACGCCCGTGGCGAAATCCTGCGCGACAATACCGGTGGCGTGATCGCGGAATATTCCAGCTTCACATCCTTCACCAAATCGCTCACCAACCAGCCATATCCATACTATGTCGCTGCTCCGACAACTTATGGCGAGTTGACACTCGGCGTCACCTATCGTCCTGACTTCATCAACAAACATGTCCATTTCGGACAGTTCAGCTTCCGCCCGGAAGTTCGTCTCGACAAATCGCTCAACGGCACCCGACCCTTCAACAAGGCTGGCACGCCTGACAACCCGGTTGTCACCACCGGAACCAACAACATGCTGTGGTTCAACGCGGACGCAATCTGGGCATTCTGA